A part of Capsicum annuum cultivar UCD-10X-F1 chromosome 6, UCD10Xv1.1, whole genome shotgun sequence genomic DNA contains:
- the LOC107853135 gene encoding uncharacterized protein LOC107853135 translates to MVSPKQPTGSLPPTGNKRPSSLSDDVLPFSKHPEVDDAPPSVKRLKGDDNVDTLEKISMLPSDNSKELHSSDQPELEADNVADEKVNNTADEKVEAAPDGKI, encoded by the exons ATGGTATCGCCAAAACAACCGACTGGTTCCTTACCGCCCACCGGAAACAAGAGGCCATCATCGTTATCTGATGATGTACTTCCATTTTCGAAGCATCCAGAG GTGGATGATGCACCTCCTTCTGTGAAGCGTCTAAAG GGAGATGACAATGTGGATACTTTGGAAAAAATATCAATGCTTCCATCGGATAATTCAAAGGAGTTACACTCATCTGATCAACCAGAACTTGAAGCTGACAACGTAGCTGATGAAAAAGTTAACAACACAGCTGACGAAAAGGTTGAGGCTGCGCCTGACGGAAAAATCTAG